From the genome of Mesorhizobium japonicum MAFF 303099, one region includes:
- a CDS encoding DMT family transporter has product MAVAAIMVGLTFSWGLNYVAAKISYAGYDPVFLSIARSIIGGFCVFLWCRWRGIALFTRDGTLLAGIAVGVLFGIEFLCLYVGLEHTTVARNTLLVNSMPFWMLIGGHLLLGEQITMRKFLGLLLAFAGLAAVFSDKLGGGGDMLFGDLLSLGSGFFWALTNILIKRSKLVEASAEKLLLYQLAGAAMVGILVLPLAGPPVRDPSLLPTLALLFQAIYIVAFTYVLWFWLLRRYPASGLSSFTFLSPVFGVLCGAVILNEPLTMRIFLALGLIAAGLIIVNRPARKLTPV; this is encoded by the coding sequence ATGGCCGTCGCCGCCATCATGGTTGGCCTGACCTTTTCCTGGGGCCTGAACTACGTCGCCGCCAAAATCTCCTATGCCGGCTACGACCCCGTCTTCCTGTCGATCGCACGCTCGATCATTGGTGGCTTCTGCGTCTTCCTCTGGTGTCGCTGGCGCGGCATCGCTCTTTTCACGCGCGATGGCACATTGCTCGCTGGCATTGCCGTGGGCGTGCTTTTCGGCATCGAGTTCCTTTGCCTCTATGTCGGCCTGGAGCATACGACCGTTGCCCGCAACACACTGCTGGTCAATTCAATGCCGTTCTGGATGCTGATTGGCGGTCACCTCCTGCTTGGCGAACAGATCACCATGCGCAAGTTCCTCGGCCTGCTGCTGGCCTTCGCCGGCCTTGCCGCGGTCTTTTCCGACAAGCTTGGCGGCGGCGGGGACATGCTGTTCGGCGATCTGCTCAGTCTCGGCTCCGGGTTTTTCTGGGCGTTGACCAACATCCTCATCAAACGGTCGAAGCTAGTCGAGGCGAGCGCCGAAAAGCTGCTGCTCTATCAACTCGCCGGCGCGGCGATGGTCGGCATATTGGTCCTGCCTCTCGCCGGTCCGCCGGTGCGCGACCCGTCCTTGTTGCCGACATTGGCGCTGCTTTTCCAGGCGATCTACATTGTCGCCTTCACCTACGTCCTGTGGTTCTGGCTGCTGCGCCGCTATCCGGCCTCCGGCCTGTCCAGCTTCACCTTCCTGTCGCCGGTTTTCGGCGTCTTGTGCGGCGCGGTCATCTTGAACGAGCCGCTGACCATGCGCATTTTTCTGGCACTTGGCCTGATTGCGGCGGGCCTGATCATCGTCAACCGGCCGGCACGCAAGCTGACACCGGTGTGA
- a CDS encoding ATP12 family chaperone protein — protein MRDILNDLEAGKYLSDPDPVRRAQIQMKTPLPKRFYKTASVAPIDGGFAVHLDGKPVRTPGKALLALPTEAAAVLVADEFAEQGETINPVTMPVMRLVNTAIDGVASDPQAVLEDILRFASSDLLCYRADAPQGLVERQNEQWDPVIDWVRTALGARFNLAEGIIHVEQPRETIAVLGSHLNQRAEPLRLAAIHLMTSLTGSALLALAVDFGELDAEAAWAAGHVDEDWQIEHWGQDAEAVARRAARKRDMMAVVSLLEALKV, from the coding sequence ATGCGTGACATCCTCAACGACCTCGAAGCGGGCAAGTATCTTTCGGATCCGGATCCGGTGCGTCGCGCCCAGATCCAGATGAAGACGCCGCTGCCCAAGCGCTTCTACAAGACCGCTTCGGTTGCGCCGATAGACGGAGGTTTCGCCGTGCATCTCGACGGCAAGCCGGTGCGCACGCCGGGCAAGGCGCTGCTGGCGCTCCCGACCGAGGCGGCGGCTGTGCTGGTTGCAGACGAATTCGCGGAACAGGGCGAGACCATCAATCCGGTGACGATGCCGGTGATGCGCCTGGTCAACACCGCCATCGACGGTGTTGCGAGCGATCCGCAGGCGGTGCTGGAAGACATACTGCGTTTTGCCTCGTCGGATCTGCTCTGTTACCGCGCCGACGCCCCCCAGGGGCTGGTCGAGCGGCAGAACGAGCAGTGGGATCCGGTCATCGATTGGGTGCGCACTGCATTGGGGGCTCGCTTCAACCTTGCCGAGGGGATCATCCATGTCGAGCAGCCGCGTGAGACGATCGCCGTTCTGGGCAGTCATCTCAATCAACGCGCCGAGCCGCTGCGGCTGGCCGCCATCCACCTCATGACCTCGCTGACCGGTTCGGCGCTGCTGGCGCTGGCGGTCGATTTCGGCGAGCTCGACGCCGAGGCTGCCTGGGCCGCCGGCCATGTCGACGAGGATTGGCAGATCGAACATTGGGGGCAGGACGCCGAAGCGGTCGCGCGACGCGCCGCCCGCAAACGCGACATGATGGCCGTCGTCAGCCTTCTCGAAGCGCTCAAGGTCTGA
- a CDS encoding MFS transporter — MAMASTAGRTSRGMTREEKKVIFASSLGTVFEWYDFYLYGSLAAFIGSTFFSPTIPEATRNIFALLAFAAGFLVRPFGALVFGRIGDLVGRKYTFLVTMTIMGLSTFLVGLLPGYATLGIAAPVILIALRMLQGLALGGEYGGAATYVAEHAPDDRRGFYTSWIQTTATLGLFLSLIVILIVQGSLSKETYAAWGWRIPFIVSFVLLAVSIWIRLSLSESPTFQKMKDEGKGSKAPLSEAFGQWKNAKIALLALLGLTAGQAVVWYNGQFYALFFLQNVLKVDAQSVNIMIAIALALGSIFFVVFGWLSDKIGRKPIIMAGLALAIVCTFPLFKALTWAANPALATAQQNTRATVTAAPGDCKFQFNPVGTAKFTTSCDIATSFLTKNSVPFDVVSTAAAGTPATVKIGNETVASYDAVAAGDQAKAKDAAFVKAVNMSLKDGGYPLKRAAIKVADQKLDAFIAANPELKLDAATIRGGEKATVPTEQAVKDKLVTSEEAAGAPEVTVYNIPGGGAFAMFADPAAVNWPMTIGILFILVLFVTMVYGPIAAILVEMFPTRIRYTGMSLPYHIGNGWFGGLLPATVFALSAYRGDIYFGLWYPVVIAAMTLIIGMIFVKDTLGTDLRAKE, encoded by the coding sequence ATGGCAATGGCATCAACCGCCGGCAGAACGAGCCGCGGCATGACGCGGGAAGAGAAGAAGGTCATCTTCGCTTCCTCGCTCGGCACCGTTTTCGAATGGTACGATTTCTATCTCTACGGTTCATTGGCGGCCTTCATTGGCTCGACCTTTTTCAGCCCGACCATTCCGGAGGCGACGCGCAACATCTTCGCGCTGCTGGCGTTCGCGGCCGGCTTTCTTGTGCGCCCGTTCGGGGCTCTGGTGTTTGGCCGTATCGGCGACCTCGTCGGCCGCAAATATACCTTCCTCGTCACCATGACGATCATGGGTCTGTCGACCTTCCTGGTCGGCTTGCTGCCCGGTTATGCGACCTTGGGTATCGCGGCTCCGGTGATCCTGATCGCCCTGCGCATGCTACAGGGCCTGGCCCTCGGCGGCGAATATGGCGGTGCGGCGACCTACGTCGCCGAGCACGCGCCTGACGACCGTCGCGGTTTCTACACGTCGTGGATCCAGACGACGGCGACGCTTGGCCTGTTCCTGTCGCTGATCGTCATTCTGATTGTTCAGGGCTCCCTGAGCAAGGAAACCTACGCCGCCTGGGGCTGGCGCATTCCGTTCATTGTTTCTTTCGTGCTGCTCGCCGTTTCGATCTGGATTCGGCTATCGCTTTCGGAATCGCCGACCTTCCAGAAGATGAAGGACGAAGGAAAGGGTTCGAAGGCACCGCTTTCGGAAGCCTTCGGTCAGTGGAAGAATGCCAAGATCGCACTGCTGGCGCTGCTTGGCCTCACTGCTGGCCAGGCCGTGGTCTGGTACAATGGCCAGTTCTATGCGCTGTTCTTCCTGCAGAACGTGCTGAAGGTCGATGCGCAGTCGGTCAACATCATGATCGCGATCGCGCTGGCACTCGGCTCGATCTTCTTCGTCGTGTTCGGCTGGCTCTCCGACAAGATCGGCCGCAAGCCGATCATCATGGCTGGGCTTGCGCTGGCCATCGTCTGCACCTTCCCGCTGTTCAAGGCGTTGACCTGGGCCGCCAATCCGGCGCTCGCCACCGCGCAGCAGAACACGCGCGCCACGGTGACCGCGGCACCCGGCGACTGCAAGTTCCAGTTCAACCCGGTCGGCACCGCCAAGTTCACGACGTCATGCGACATCGCCACTTCGTTCCTGACCAAGAACTCGGTTCCCTTTGACGTGGTGTCGACTGCCGCGGCCGGAACGCCTGCTACCGTCAAGATCGGCAACGAGACGGTGGCGTCCTACGACGCGGTCGCCGCTGGCGACCAAGCCAAGGCCAAGGACGCCGCCTTCGTCAAGGCCGTCAACATGTCGCTTAAGGACGGCGGGTATCCGCTGAAGCGTGCGGCGATCAAGGTGGCGGACCAGAAGCTCGACGCCTTCATCGCGGCCAATCCTGAACTCAAGCTCGACGCGGCTACAATTCGCGGCGGCGAGAAGGCAACCGTGCCGACCGAGCAGGCGGTCAAGGACAAGTTGGTGACGTCAGAGGAGGCCGCCGGCGCGCCAGAGGTCACCGTCTACAACATACCGGGCGGCGGTGCCTTCGCCATGTTCGCCGATCCGGCCGCCGTGAACTGGCCGATGACGATCGGCATCCTGTTCATCCTGGTGCTGTTCGTGACAATGGTTTACGGGCCGATCGCGGCGATCCTGGTCGAGATGTTCCCGACCCGCATTCGTTACACCGGCATGTCGCTGCCCTATCATATCGGCAATGGCTGGTTCGGCGGTCTGTTGCCGGCAACGGTCTTCGCGCTCAGCGCCTACAGGGGCGATATCTACTTTGGTCTGTGGTATCCGGTGGTGATCGCGGCGATGACGCTGATCATCGGGATGATCTTCGTCAAGGATACGCTCGGCACCGACCTCCGCGCCAAGGAGTAG
- a CDS encoding DUF2735 domain-containing protein produces MEVVPSRPSAKILMFPLAARKSASNLGAKAKFAAEIASLRYTHADFDGWYHEAAIEEENQPKS; encoded by the coding sequence GTGGAAGTCGTCCCCTCCCGTCCATCGGCAAAAATTCTGATGTTCCCTCTGGCAGCGCGCAAATCTGCCTCAAATTTAGGCGCGAAGGCGAAATTCGCGGCAGAGATCGCCTCCTTGCGTTACACACACGCCGATTTTGACGGCTGGTATCACGAGGCGGCCATCGAGGAAGAAAATCAGCCAAAGAGCTGA
- a CDS encoding glutamine synthetase beta-grasp domain-containing protein, with amino-acid sequence MTKYKLEYIWLDGYTPVPNLRGKTQIKEFAEFPTLEQLPLWGFDGSSTMQAEGRSSDCVLKPVALYPDPARTNGILVMCEVMMPDGVTPHESNSRATILDDEDAWFGFEQEYFFYKDGRPLGFPESGYPAPQGPYYTGVGYKNVGDVARKIVEEHLDQCLAAGINHEGINAEVAKGQWEFQIFGKGSKKAADQIWMARYLLLRLTETYGIDIEFHCKPLGDTDWNGSGMHCNFSTKFMREVGGKAYFEALMAQFDKNLMDHIAVYGPDNDKRLTGKHETAPWNKFSYGVADRGASIRVPHSFVKNDYKGYLEDRRPNSQGDPYQIASQVLKTISQVATDAKVSAAA; translated from the coding sequence ATGACGAAATACAAGCTCGAGTACATTTGGCTCGATGGTTACACCCCGGTCCCCAACCTTCGCGGCAAGACGCAGATCAAGGAATTCGCCGAATTCCCGACGCTCGAACAGCTGCCGCTGTGGGGCTTCGACGGTTCCTCGACCATGCAGGCCGAAGGCCGCAGCTCCGATTGCGTGTTGAAGCCGGTGGCGCTTTACCCGGATCCGGCCCGCACCAACGGCATTCTCGTCATGTGCGAGGTCATGATGCCCGACGGCGTCACCCCGCATGAATCGAACAGCCGCGCGACCATCCTCGACGACGAGGACGCCTGGTTTGGTTTCGAGCAAGAGTACTTCTTCTACAAGGACGGCCGCCCGCTCGGCTTCCCGGAGAGCGGTTATCCCGCGCCGCAGGGCCCTTACTACACCGGCGTCGGCTACAAGAACGTCGGCGACGTCGCGCGCAAGATCGTCGAAGAGCATCTCGACCAGTGCCTCGCGGCCGGCATCAACCATGAAGGCATCAACGCCGAAGTGGCCAAGGGCCAGTGGGAATTCCAGATTTTCGGCAAGGGCTCCAAGAAGGCCGCCGACCAGATCTGGATGGCGCGCTACCTGCTCCTGCGTCTGACCGAGACTTACGGCATCGACATCGAGTTCCACTGCAAGCCGCTCGGCGACACCGACTGGAACGGCTCGGGCATGCACTGCAATTTCTCGACCAAGTTCATGCGCGAAGTCGGCGGCAAGGCCTATTTCGAAGCCCTGATGGCGCAGTTCGACAAAAACCTGATGGACCACATCGCCGTCTACGGGCCGGACAACGACAAGCGCCTGACCGGCAAGCACGAGACCGCGCCGTGGAACAAGTTTAGCTATGGCGTCGCCGACCGTGGCGCATCGATCCGCGTGCCGCACTCCTTCGTCAAGAATGACTACAAGGGCTATCTGGAAGACCGTCGTCCGAACTCCCAGGGCGACCCCTACCAGATCGCTTCGCAGGTGCTGAAGACGATCTCGCAGGTTGCGACCGACGCGAAGGTCTCGGCCGCCGCCTGA
- a CDS encoding P1 family peptidase, which produces MDDFYAAVVQATEEAVLNALVANSDMIGRDGNRSPGLPHAKVLAALKVRGAVAG; this is translated from the coding sequence ATGGACGATTTCTATGCAGCCGTCGTGCAGGCGACCGAGGAGGCGGTGCTCAATGCGCTGGTCGCCAACTCTGACATGATCGGCCGCGACGGCAACCGCAGCCCTGGCTTGCCCCATGCCAAAGTGCTGGCGGCGCTGAAGGTGCGTGGGGCTGTCGCCGGCTGA